From Veillonella dispar, one genomic window encodes:
- the rlmD gene encoding 23S rRNA (uracil(1939)-C(5))-methyltransferase RlmD yields MNGTNRTSRKKQSKQHRRSNRSNSQQAINGQLSKKQQAILNAPVKFGDEVMVTIHGIGSSGEGVGRVDDFTVFVPFALPGETVKVAIDMVKKTYATGRLLEIVTMASNRIDASCDLYGLCGGCQLQHITYEGQLSLKTQKVKDVIERIGHQNPDLVKPTLGPKEPWAYRNKMQMPVGGTKGDIQMGFYAMGSHDIVQGTNCPIQDEGNNIIAQACYQIAKAFDIEPYDEHTGKGVLRHIIGRIGQSGWMIILVTATEQLPHKEKWVEKLIERIPQVETIVHNVNGKRTNVILGPKNNILYGDGTITDHIKDLRFTLSPHSFFQVNPEQTTVLYDQALAYADLKGDETVIDAYCGTGTISLFLAHKAKHVIGIEIVEPAIINARENAQRNGYDNTEFIVADAAVEMPKLYKAGVRPDVIVFDPIRAGCKEEVLTSAAGMEPKRIVYVSCNPATMARDIEILTHYGYELQEVQPVDMFPMTAHVEAVALLTRNEVTQ; encoded by the coding sequence ATGAACGGTACTAATCGTACATCTCGTAAAAAACAATCTAAACAACATAGAAGGAGTAATCGCTCTAATTCACAGCAAGCTATAAACGGCCAATTATCTAAAAAACAACAGGCTATTTTAAATGCGCCTGTTAAGTTTGGTGATGAAGTAATGGTAACAATTCATGGCATTGGTAGCAGCGGTGAAGGGGTAGGTCGTGTAGATGACTTTACTGTCTTTGTGCCTTTTGCCTTACCTGGAGAAACTGTGAAAGTAGCTATTGATATGGTTAAAAAAACCTATGCTACAGGGCGTCTCTTAGAAATTGTTACGATGGCTTCCAATCGTATCGATGCAAGTTGTGATCTTTATGGCTTATGTGGAGGCTGCCAACTGCAACACATTACCTATGAAGGTCAGCTTTCACTAAAAACACAAAAGGTAAAGGACGTTATCGAACGTATTGGTCATCAAAATCCAGACCTTGTTAAGCCTACATTAGGACCTAAAGAACCTTGGGCATATCGCAATAAAATGCAAATGCCTGTAGGCGGTACTAAAGGCGATATTCAAATGGGATTCTATGCGATGGGATCTCACGATATCGTGCAAGGCACAAACTGTCCTATTCAAGATGAAGGGAATAATATCATCGCTCAAGCTTGTTACCAAATCGCTAAAGCGTTTGATATTGAACCGTATGATGAACATACAGGAAAGGGTGTACTGCGCCATATTATTGGACGCATTGGGCAATCTGGATGGATGATTATACTTGTAACGGCAACAGAACAATTGCCGCATAAAGAGAAGTGGGTAGAAAAATTAATAGAACGAATTCCTCAAGTAGAAACTATTGTTCATAACGTAAATGGTAAGCGAACTAATGTTATTTTAGGACCTAAAAATAATATCCTCTATGGTGATGGGACGATTACAGATCACATTAAGGATTTAAGGTTTACCTTATCTCCACATTCATTCTTCCAAGTCAATCCGGAACAAACTACAGTACTGTACGATCAAGCATTAGCCTATGCAGACCTTAAAGGGGATGAAACCGTTATCGATGCGTATTGTGGTACGGGGACCATTTCACTATTTTTAGCACATAAGGCAAAACATGTTATCGGTATTGAAATCGTAGAACCAGCCATTATTAATGCTCGTGAAAATGCCCAACGCAATGGCTATGATAATACAGAATTCATCGTCGCTGATGCGGCTGTAGAAATGCCAAAACTTTACAAGGCTGGCGTACGACCAGACGTAATCGTATTCGATCCAATTCGAGCAGGCTGTAAAGAAGAAGTACTAACCTCTGCAGCTGGCATGGAACCAAAACGCATTGTTTACGTATCCTGTAACCCAGCCACCATGGCTCGAGACATTGAAATCCTTACACACTACGGCTATGAACTACAAGAAGTCCAACCTGTAGACATGTTTCCAATGACTGCGCATGTCGAAGCGGTGGCTTTGCTTACTAGGAACGAAGTGACGCAGTAA
- a CDS encoding TerC family protein, translating into MEFLEVATWVTIGKIILIDILLAGDNAVVIGMAAGKLAPELQKKAVIWGTVGAIVMRLVFATLLVEALTLIPLIHLGGGLVLVWIAIQLLKGGDEDAHIEAKNSLMGAIWTIIVADAMMSIDNVIGVVGAARGHLELVIAGMLITVPIIVFCSTLFARIINKFPAILWAGGALLGWVAGEMIVEDPLLMPYIQGEELLVKFGTVFFVLIVTGMIKIWKKRDA; encoded by the coding sequence ATGGAATTTTTAGAAGTTGCCACGTGGGTAACCATTGGTAAAATAATTTTGATTGATATTTTATTAGCTGGCGATAATGCTGTAGTAATTGGTATGGCAGCAGGTAAGCTAGCTCCAGAACTACAAAAGAAAGCTGTTATCTGGGGTACAGTAGGTGCCATTGTAATGCGCCTTGTATTTGCCACTCTTTTAGTAGAGGCTCTTACTTTAATTCCTCTTATCCACTTAGGTGGTGGCCTTGTACTTGTATGGATTGCCATTCAATTATTAAAAGGTGGCGATGAAGATGCACATATCGAAGCTAAGAATTCATTAATGGGTGCCATTTGGACGATTATTGTAGCTGATGCTATGATGAGTATTGATAATGTCATCGGTGTAGTAGGGGCCGCTAGAGGTCATTTAGAGCTTGTTATTGCAGGTATGTTAATTACTGTTCCAATTATCGTATTTTGCTCTACATTATTTGCTCGAATTATTAATAAATTCCCTGCTATTCTTTGGGCTGGTGGTGCACTCCTTGGCTGGGTTGCAGGCGAAATGATCGTGGAAGATCCACTTCTCATGCCGTATATTCAAGGCGAAGAATTACTTGTGAAATTTGGTACTGTATTCTTCGTACTCATTGTGACTGGTATGATTAAAATTTGGAAGAAAAGAGACGCGTAA